GCCATTGAGAAGAGGGAGGGGGTGCCGAAGGTTGGCAACGGGTAGGAGGATTCAGGTTCGTTGAGTTGTGGGAGAACGGGCGGCGATCCAATGTTCGGACATGCGGTTGTCCCAACGCGGGGCGAGAATGCGGATTTCGGCGAGTCCGCAGGATGACAAGTGGGAGGTGAGTTCCTTGCGGCTCATGCCGATTTCGTGGGTGTTGGAAAGTTTGGCGATGCGGTAGCTGATGAACGTGTGGAGGGTATTGGGCTCGTTGGCGAGCAGGAGCCAGCCGGCGGGTTTGAGGCAGCGTGCGGCGGAGGAGATGGATTGGCGCCAATCGAAGGCGTGGTGGAGCGCTTCAAAAACAATGACGGCGTCGAAGGGGGTTCGATTTGAGACGGCGGTATGGACGGATTCCATCGGGGAGACGAGAAACTCGAGGGATTCAGTGAGGTGTCGCGCTTGGAGGGCGCGGGCGCGTTCCTGTCCGAGCGCCACATCGTCGGGCATGATGGTGGTCCCGAGGACGTGATATCCCGAGAGGGCGAGAAACTCGGCCATCCAGCCGCATCCGCACCCGAGTTCCAAGAGTCGGGAGCCGGGGGCGAGGCCGAGGGATTGGAGGGATTGGAGGAGTCGTCCAAATTTCCGGCTGTATTGAGACCACGCCTCGGTTCCC
Above is a genomic segment from Verrucomicrobiota bacterium containing:
- a CDS encoding class I SAM-dependent methyltransferase, producing the protein MPPPRTLAHQFAHRLAESFLLAPGKRLFQANQQNYNLPLSKLGKLQAGGYAILRDYADGLFPPTFDDQARAYQAEISFYDAMAGASKQANLDAHRRKPFWGTEAWSQYSRKFGRLLQSLQSLGLAPGSRLLELGCGCGWMAEFLALSGYHVLGTTIMPDDVALGQERARALQARHLTESLEFLVSPMESVHTAVSNRTPFDAVIVFEALHHAFDWRQSISSAARCLKPAGWLLLANEPNTLHTFISYRIAKLSNTHEIGMSRKELTSHLSSCGLAEIRILAPRWDNRMSEHWIAARSPTTQRT